One window of the Perca fluviatilis chromosome 5, GENO_Pfluv_1.0, whole genome shotgun sequence genome contains the following:
- the LOC120559628 gene encoding galanin receptor type 1-like, which produces METLRQQINSSGIGQINRADEALIKTLVPILDGLILVTGLVGQTLVITILTGRRRKRSRPPHGTDTLLLALCAADLLLLLCLPFHTSAITLGFWPFGSFLCKAISFLGVACSAASVFTLAALAVTRYLTVVHPTWVYRSRMHQRIKLTVALLWVPASALAAPQFAFRTVTASSSVYCFAFLSDFGQLVYSITLFLCGFALPLGIIVLMYAKIYGFLRHARLLGNAPQLERYQSQVTHTSALLVLVFTLLWLPSYALMFSFIGGTITGSHGYKTIAILARLLASSVAVANPILYGFMSQKFRRDLIELGRERWACCKSCLIGCPDVMGRNVVQPFELDSTSERGQN; this is translated from the coding sequence ATGGAGACTTTGAGGCAGCAAATAAACAGCAGTGGCATTGGCCAAATAAATAGGGCAGATGAGGCTTTGATTAAGACCTTGGTGCCCATCCTGGACGGACTAATTCTGGTGACTGGCCTGGTGGGTCAAACCCTGGTCATCACCATTCTTACTggcaggaggaggaaaagaagtCGACCCCCGCATGGTACAGACACCCTGCTGCTGGCTCTGTGTGCTGCCGACCTGCTTCTGCTGCTCTGCCTGCCCTTCCACACCTCTGCCATCACCCTGGGCTTCTGGCCTTTCGGCAGTTTCCTGTGCAAGGCCATCAGCTTCCTGGGTGTGGCCTGCTCGGCTGCTTCAGTCTTTACCCTGGCAGCTTTGGCAGTGACACGTTACCTCACAGTGGTACACCCTACCTGGGTGTACCGTTCAAGAATGCACCAACGTATTAAGCTGACAGTAGCTCTGCTCTGGGTCCCAGCCTCGGCCTTGGCAGCGCCGCAGTTTGCCTTCCGCACAGTTACCGCCTCCAGCTCAGTGTACTGCTTTGCCTTCCTGTCTGACTTCGGCCAGCTGGTCTACAGCATCACCCTCTTCCTGTGCGGCTTCGCTCTACCACTGGGCATCATTGTACTGATGTATGCCAAGATCTACGGTTTTCTTCGACATGCACGGCTGCTGGGGAACGCTCCCCAGCTGGAGCGCTACCAGAGCCAGGTGACTCACACTTCAGCTCTCCTGGTCCTGGTCTTCACTCTCCTCTGGCTGCCCTCTTATGCCCTCATGTTCTCCTTCATTGGAGGAACCATAACAGGCTCACATGGCTACAAGACTATTGCCATCCTGGCCAGACTGTTGGCATCTTCAGTAGCAGTGGCAAACCCTATACTATATGGGTTTATGTCTCAGAAGTTTAGAAGAGACTTAATAGAGCTGGGGAGAGAACGCTGGGCATGTTGCAAAAGTTGTCTGATTGGTTGCCCTGATGTGATGGGGAGGAACGTGGTACAGCCCTTTGAGCTGGACTCAACCTCTGAAAGAGGCCAAAACTGA